One Aegilops tauschii subsp. strangulata cultivar AL8/78 chromosome 7, Aet v6.0, whole genome shotgun sequence genomic window carries:
- the LOC141027126 gene encoding uncharacterized protein: MATTNANTQMLLQLLQERNQGQGNQGNQGQGQFNNQPQFATLNQFLANQPKTFSACVEAMDADDWLVDINKHFECSNVRPEDYVKFASFQLKDQAANWYEQYKDSRGVRVITWTDFFWDFRAHHIPTSVVENMHEQFRNLKQGGMSVYQYNTKFQNLSRYARQEVPDGKSMIYHFRGGLREDLQLAPVLVEPTQFDQFYNMALKQEAAQLKSQAEDSSDVIMGNLSVNSIPAKVLFDPGASLSFISRPFVSKHDFVTEKIPIPQKVVSSCKKMTFNACVPDASIKMGNYSFLAPPKVLGDSDIDLILGMDWLSKHKDFLDCAAKEIKLTHPSEYVIIFAARDETIRLLSLNEKGEINTISQIPVVCEYEDDFPEELPEKVASIVNWEPPQNVKQLHSFLGLASYCRIFVENFSKIAKPLSNLLQKHVKYSWTPEYDVAFDTLKEKLIIAPVLTPPDESKPYEVFCDASLQGLSGVLMQDKKTSGHFH, encoded by the exons ATGGCGACCACCAACGCCAATACCCAGATGCTTTTGCAGCTCTTGCAAGAGCGCAACCAAGgccaaggcaaccaaggaaaCCAGGGTCAAGGGCAATTCAACAATCAGCCTCAATTTGCCACACTCAatcagttcctcgcaaatcagccaaAGACGTTCAGCGCTTGTGTTGAGGCCATGGACgctgatgattggctcgtggacatcaacaagcattttgaatgcaGCAATGTCAGGCCCGAGGACTacgtcaagttcgcttcttttcagctcaaggaccaagcagCAAATTGGTATGAGCAGTACAAAGACTCTAGAGGGGTTCGAGTGATTACCTGGACTGACTTCTTCTGGGACTTTCGAGCTCATCACATTCCAACAAGTGTTGTCGAAAATATGCATGAGCaattccgcaatctcaagcaaggcggcatgtctgtgtatcaatataACACCAAGTTTCAGAATCTTTCTCGCTACGCAAGGCAAGAAGTTCCAGATGGAAAGAGCATGATCTACCACTTCAGGGGTGGCCTCAGAGAGGATCTACAGTTAGCTcccgttcttgttgagcctactcagttcgATCAGTTCTATAACATGGCGCTCAAGCAAGAAGCTGCCCAACTAAAGT ctcaagcagaggatTCTTCAGATGTGATCATGGGTAACCTCTCAGTTAACTCCATTCCTGCAAAAGTGTTGTTTGAtcctggtgcatcgctttctttcatttcaagaccttttgtttcCAAGCATGATTTCGTGACAGAAAAGATTCCTATCCCACAAAAGGTTGTGTCCTCGTGTAAGAAAATGACATTTAATGCTTGCGTTCCGGATGCAtccatcaagatgggcaactattCCTTTCTAGCGCCCCCGAAGGTTCTTGGTGATTCCGATATTGATCTCATTCTTGGCATGGattggctttctaagcacaaggatTTTCTTGATTGTGCTGCCAAGGAGATTAAATTGACGCATCCGTCTGAATATGTGATTATATTTGcggctcgtgatgaaaccattcgatTGTTGTCTCTCAATGAGAAAGGCGAGATCAACACTATTTCTCAGATTCCAGTTGTCTGTGAGTATGAAGATgactttccagaagagcttccgg AGAAGGTTGCTTCAATTGTCAATTGGGAGCCTCCGCAGAACGTCAAGCAGCTCCACAGTTTCCTTGGGCTTGCAAGTTATTGCAGAatattcgtcgagaacttctccaaaaTTGCTAAGCCTCtctccaacctcctccagaagcatgtcaAGTATTCATGGACTCCTGAGTATGACGTTGCCTTTGatactctcaaagagaaactcatCATAGCTCCGGTCCTTACTCCTCCTGATGAGTCCAAGCCCtacgaagttttctgtgatgcttcgtTGCAAGGTCTCAGTGGTGTTCTTATGCAAGATAAGAAG acaagtggacattttcactga